Genomic DNA from Salvia miltiorrhiza cultivar Shanhuang (shh) chromosome 1, IMPLAD_Smil_shh, whole genome shotgun sequence:
aagtgtatagcctacaaatctatcaagattgTTATGTATCCTCACTCTCAACTAGTTTACAGTAATGGAAATTCTTAAGCAACAACTCAACAACTAACCTAGGTatttaaagaaaagaaatagcAGTTGAGACAGTTGAGCTGTGCGCTGGCTTCTAAGTCAGAGGGGAGAGAAATcaacgccagagaaatcaacgccagaggaatcaagtccagaggaatcaacgccagaggaatcaagtccagAGGACTCAAgtgcgccagaggaatcaagtgcGCCAGAGtggaagccatttctctggcgagagcagCGAATTCGGCCAGAGTGTTTTAACTAAGTTTATCAACCTAAAACTGAACTCCCTTAACTCTTACATATTTGCTAACTGACCCCTCAGCTATAAACTAATTGTATGCAGATACTTTACTCACAGGGCTTTTCATAGGGTTGTAATGGAATTAAGGTGCACagataaaataaacaaaagtgGATAAATAAACTGATAAAACCAATAAAATACAAGTAGTTCACCAATatcaaattctaaaaaaaaaatccaaataaaTTGCACTTCATTCTCCAAACCAtcttatactttttttttcttttttctttttttctttttctgctATTATTTTTGTGCTgcactattttttttcttttcattttttttttcaggaaatgaacagcagcaacaacacattttttttttttgaaacaatcgcaccattttttaatttttgaaatttcacTAATCTCAACCACACCTTCAACATATTTTCAACACTAATAATCTCAAATAAGGTACATATATCAACTCACATATTACAACCACTTGCAAATTGTTGGTGGGACAAAGAGAAAGCTAAAAAGGGTATGGCTAAATATTTTGTGGCTTTAATCATCAGCAAAATAAAGGTCAAGATTCAAAAAAGTTCTCAAAGGAAATATGGAAAGGGTAGACAATAATCAAACCAATATGATGTTTCCAGAATGCTATGATGAAATTCGAGAGTATAAAGTGCAGTTGAACTCCATCAATGAAGTTTTCACTTGGCATGTGTCGTGCGGTATGCTCATACCGACCAACTGGAACGAATTGTACCTTCAAATGTGAAACTGCCAAAGCGAAAATTGAAGCCATATGATGATTGATTTAGTTTtaggggaaaaaaaaattaatttgctttcattttttatttatattttctttgttttgtgtcTTTATTCTTAGTATTACCCCACATTAAGGGCAATATGTCAtctaagtgtggggggattAGAGTTGTTTGTTTGGTTGAGTCTTTCTTGGctttgttttatgttttttcttgGAGTCTTGGCAACGAGATTGATAATGTGATTAGGAAATGATTGGAATATTGTCATGGGTTTGATTTGTTGATTTCCTTGATAAAAATATCTTTGTGCAAAGCCTGTATGAGTTATAGGATGAGAAAATATGCTTaattgatcattttttttttaaattactcaAATAAATAAGGATTGAGCCTATCAGTAATGTTACATTActccttgttttttttttttttttttttttgttgagtgGTCACACATATTTGATTTCTTGAAGTTTGATTTGCCTTGTTGTCATAATTAAAGTTGCGATTTTGAACTCTTTCATGAATATGATTTAGGCACTAAAAATGAACATCATTTTGGCTTGATTATTGTCTACCCTTTTCATATTTCCTTGAAGAGCCTTTTTGAATTTCATCATAATATTCTGGTTGTTCTTCTTTATCCTTCATCTCTTCAAGTGCAAGCTTGTAATGTTGTACATAAATGCCCTTATTGCCTTCCAAAAATGAACTTTTAAGCTGTATCCTTCATGCCcttgctcttttttttttttttttttttttttttccagttcATGTAAACCTGTTTAGCACAGTTTCTATGCTCATCAAATGGAACCATGTTGGCCACTACATTATCAAAATCCTAACATATATTCAAACCAACAAATTAATAAAGATTAAAACACATAAGTCATATTAATAAGGGCTAATTTCCTGTAAATTCAAAACGTTTTCACGAATTCTAAAATTgcatttattcttttatttcttcAACATGCATaaccttttgttttcttttaaattaattctgaTCATCGGTTTTCTCCGTCATGGCTACTGAAAATGACATTGTGGCCATCTAAAATGACATTGTGGCTGCCAAAAATGGCACCGCGGACTAAAAAAATGACACATTTACAAAAAACTGACCCTTGAAAAGCAATTAAAAATGAGCTTTGAGTCATTTCTCCACCAAGAAGACCCCAGTTGCGACCTCGTTTTCCGACCACCAAAATACTTTAATATGCAAGCTTGTCCCACCCAAGTTAAACAATACTTTAGAAAGCGATTGAtcgagaaaaagaaaagagagatgaaGAATATTGGCATTGGAAAAAAGAAATTAGGGCATTTGAGAgccaaaatttgattttagCGGTAAATGAAGTTACAGAGATAAAATGACGTTGTTCTTTAATCGAACAACATAGTTTTTGGTTTAAAATAAAAACGGCGTCGTTTCATTTTGCCGGACGGTTAAGCCACGTATTTACACATAAGCATTAATTTGGGGGTAGAAAGTCGTCgtggaaaaaatcaaattaaattgaacgtTTATGAATTTTCATTTCAATTTCAAAAGTCACGATAAAAAATTGATTTGAGTGAAAAGTCGTGGATTTTTTTACGGCAATTAGCTTGAAAATTAAAGGCTTTAAGTTGTTGTCAAGTACAAAGAAAAATCAAtggaatttatttttctttttattttaatatcacattatatagagtggattttgaaaaaagccacttttatatagtaaaaataaattgtacccactaatataaaaacttaaaaaaatacccacattgaccattttacccttacatataaattttttacaaatacccacgaattcacaaccagtgaattcacaaccaaaataaattttggttatgaattcaagctttaaaactcgaattcacaactgaataacaagtattggttgtgaattcaagttttaaagtttgaattcacaacttagtgtgcgaattcacaacccacactatttcaagttgtgaattcacaaccgataaacttgaattcacaaccaatattttttcaagttgtgaattcacaaccaataaaacttgaatgcacaatcaacactatttcaattgtgaattcacaaccaacgccgataattcagttgtgaattcataaacttggttgtgaattcaagaacatttgtacaaaattgagcgattttcatcaatttcttcaatctGTGATCCAATGTACTTAGTATTCAATCAAAGCAAAGCTTATGCagaaaatttattacatttccTTTCTTGAAACGAAATACATCGcttgtaaacatcaaaaatccccaaaataagaaaaatttaaaaaagccCCAAGTTAATCTCAAATTAGGGCACGATTTCCCCAAATCAGGAAACTAAATCAAAAActaaatcaaaaaccaaatcagGAAACTAAATTAGGCCAGGCTCCCTTCACGCCGACCTTCGGCGGACTTCGCGCGGTCGTTGTACGCCACCTCCGGCTCGTAGCGCTCGGCGCCGGGAGGAAGTAGACGGCGGCGTGCTTCTCCAGACTGCGCGGGCGCTGCAGATCCAGGCCCGCGGCGATGCAGATCCAGGCCCGCGGCGATGCAGATCCAGGTCGACGGCGTGGTGAAGGACGGGGCGGCGCGGTCCAACGAGGATCATCCTCCGCCGCGACGACACCCTCCGCCGCGAGATCATCCGCTACGGCAACTTCGTGGAGGCCGCCTACTGCTCCTGCAACATCGacccctcctcctcctcctacGCTTCCTGCCACTTCTCCAAATCCCACCTCCTCTCCAGCTCTGGCTTCCCCGCCACCAGACAGCGCGTCACCCGCAACCTCACCGCCACCTCCGCCATCCAACTGCCGCTTGGAAGAGAAAgatcgagagaaagagagagaagagagagggcgtgtatagagagagatgagagagcgggtagagagagagagagaagagagagaaaaaaatgagagaatgaaatgaaattagggtttgcccatttatatagaagggtaatttagtcctttaacacaaaaagtgggtatttttttatgtttttatttgagtgggtaaaatttatttttagggataattgcgtgaaaatacacaaactttgccaaaaattcatatttgacgcaaagttaggattttacattttaatacaccaactttcgttgttgtccaaatttgacacgacttaattcttaaaaattcaaaaaacaacccctttttgtaaataattatacaaagacccacttatgttattatttgggacatttaaaccaaaacaagatatttccttataatgttttcttttaatctttcaTCCgtgcctaaaatggtttaaaagaaaatatcataAGGAAGTATCTTgctttggtttaaatgtcccaaattataacataagtgagtctttgtataattatttacaaaaaatggttgttttttgaatttttaagaattaagtcgtgtcaaatttggacaacaacgaaagttggtgtattaaaatgtaaaatcctaacttcgcgtcaaatatggatttttggcaaagtttatgtatttaggtgcaattttcccttatttttactatatgaaagtgggtactcttatatattaacacttaCTTTATGCCAACACCATAAgtttaatttatcttttttattaaaaaatgacTACTTTTGTTATAGATTTATGAGCGTGAATATAAGTTCAAGTAGTAATATTTGGCTACTCATATAAATTTTCACTATATTTAATATAGTGTAAAGTGattatctaaaaataaaacatGCCAAATTAAATGGAATaactaaaaaaatacaaataaagtCAAATAGTACTAAAAAATTACTAGTTTAGAGATAAAAATGTCTAAATAGAATATTGAATACTCCAAATAGGACGGACATGCGACAACACTGTCACCATGTTTCCAAAAGTAGGCGATTGTTTTCAGAGAATTATATCCTTTCACAAAAATTATTTGGAAAGGATTTCTATAATATAAATACTCATTATTTTTTCCTATTAAAGTTCTCCTTAGTTTTACCTTTTCAAGTTCTAGGTATTGAATAATTTTCTTAACACGagtttatgtaaatatattaatttcctTTTTTAGGGGTGTAAATGTGTTAATTTCTGTCCCACAATTAGTTACATTTTTTCTTAGATGATTAGTCAAGCAATGAATGTCCTTCCTCAGCTTGTGAAATCTTGACGCCATAAAACAACAAATGTACAAGTTATTGCGACTCTTACAACCtaggtaaatatatatatacatacaacaAAAGTTACAAAATTGTATCTACCAGCCCTATAAATTAATGACATAATATTCTCACGTTTAATGACATATTTAATATTCCCATATTTTAATACAACACAATATCATTTCTTCATCTCTATAAATTCCACTTGTCAACGTCACTTTTCCATTGTACATTTTCTTTTCCACGTTTTattctttctttgtttctttgcaATGGCCCCTGCAAAACACTCTGTTTTTCTCTGTTTTGCCCTCCTCTACATAATCCTCCTATTTTTTAGGCCAGTTCTTGCTCAAGATCGGCCCGTTTTCGCCTGCGACGTGGAGAGCAATCCCGAGCTAAAGAATCTGAGCTTCTGCGACACGTCATTGGACGTGCAAGCCCGGGTTAGCGACCTCATGAGCATGTTAACTCTGCAGGAGAAAATTGGGTGGCTGGTGAATGGTGCCAGGGGAGTTAGCCGGCTTGGGATACCCGACTACCAGTGGTGGTCGGAAGCCTTGCACGGAATCTCCGTTGTGGGGCCGGGCTCCCATTTCACGAGCCTGGTCCCGGGTGCCACTAGCTTTCCTCAGGTCATCCTCACCGCCGCCACATTCAACGAAACTCTATTTGAGACTATTGGGAAGGTAATCAATCGTATCTGTTTCTTTCATTCATCCATGTAAATGCTATTTGTGTGTGTATGGAAATTCCAAAATGTTGATGGGTGCAGGTGGTGTCGACGGAGGCAAGAGCAATGTACAACGTAGGATTAGCCGGGCTGACATTCTGGGCACCCAATGTAAACATCTTCCGCGATCCCAGATGGGGGCGGGGCCACGAGACTCCCGGAGAAGACCCCGTCCTTGCCAGCAAATACGCTGCTGCCTTTGTCAGAGGTCTGCAGCAAAGAGACGATGGCGATAAAGACAAGCTCAAGGTTGCTGCTTGCTGTAAGCAGTACACTGCTTATGATGTCGATAATTGGAAAGGGATACAGAGATACACTTTCAATGCTCTGGTACTTATCAAACTAGTTCCAAAATATTATACTCCGTAACAAAACTTGATCATCTTTGTATTTAGGTGACGCAACAGGATTTCGACGACACCTTCCAGCCGCCCTTCAAGAGCTGCGTTGTCGACGGAAATGTGGCGAGCGTGATGTGCTCTTACAATCAGGTTAATGGCAAGCCCACTTGCGGTGACCCCGACCTCTTAGCTGGTGTAATTCGAGGCCAATGGAAGTTGAATGGGTAATGCTATTGTTTCTTTTTTGCTTACAAAATGGGGGATGCCATGTTATTTTATGGTGCAGGTATATCGTTACTGATTGTGATTCGCTAACCGAGATGTTCGTTGCACAAAAATACACTCAAACACCAGAAGAAACGGCTGCCTTGGCTGTGAATGCAGGGTTGGATCTCAACTGTGGCACTTTCCTTAGCAGCAACGCTCAAAAAGCAGTGGACCGCGGCCTGCTCAACGAGACAACAATCGACAGGGCTGTCTCAAACAATTTCGCAACTATGATGAGGCTGGGATTCTTCGATGGTAACCCCAGCAACCAACTCTACGGCAAGCTCGGACCTAAAGATGTCTGCACTTCGGAAAACCAGAATCTTGCTCGTGAGGTCGCGCGAGAAGGCATCGTGCTGCTCAAGAACTCCGTAGGCTCCTTGCCTCTATCCTCTGCATCCATCAAGTCGTTGGCAGTTATTGGCCCAAATGCTAACGCCACACACACCATGTTAGGCAACTATGAAGGTAATGCTCACGTTTTACTTGATTAAATTATGATTGTAGAATATCGATCTATGTAATTATCATTTTTGGGCAGGCATTCCGTGCAACTACACGTCCCCGTTGCAGGGCCTTACGGCCTGCGTAGCCACGGTGTATGAGCCCGGGTGTGCTGACACGTCGTGTGCTACTGCGCAAGTGGACGCGGCCAAGACAGTGACTGCGGCTGCTGATGCTGTGGTGCTCGTGATGGGATCGGATCTCAATATTGAGAGGGAGAGCTTCGACAGAGTGAACGTCACTCTCCCCGGGCAGCAGCAGCTCTTGGTATCCGAGGTTGCGAGTGTTGCAAAGGGGCCTGTGATCCTTGTGATAATGTCGGGAGGAGGGATGGATGTGCAGTTTGCCAAAGACGACCCCAAGATCACCAGCATCCTCTGGGTGGGCTTCCCTGGGGAGGCCGGCGGGGCCGCCATCGCCGACGTTATATTTGGCGCCTACAACCCTAGTAGTGTTTGTTGAACAATATTATAAATCATACTATTTGTTGGTATGGTTTTGATTGAGTTATGGCAATGCAGGTGGGAGACTGCCTATGACATGGTATCCACAATCATATGCTGACACAGTTGATATGACGGATATGAACATGAGGCCCAATCCGGCCACGGGTTACCCCGGTCGGACATACCGATTTTACAATGGTCCGACGGTCTTTTCATTTGGAGACGGGATGAGTTACACCGCCTTCACTCATGAGTTAGTTGCGGCGCCTAAGCACGTGTCTGTGGCGCTGGAGGAAGGGCATGCTTGTCGATCATCGGAGTGCAAGTCCATCGATGCTGTGGAGGATAGCTGCAAGGATTTGGGTTTGAATATTCATCTGAGAGTGAAGAATGAAGGGGAGATGAGAGGGAGTCACACGGTTTTCTTGTTTTCTAGCCCTCCGCAGCTGCACAATGCGCCGCGGAAACAACTGTTGGGATTTCAGAAGCTGCATCTGGAGGCAGGGGGAGAAGGGCTAGCTCGATTCGACATCGATGTTTGTAAGCATTTGAGCGTTGTGGATGAGAATGGGAAGAGGAAGGTTGGGTTGGGAGATCATCTTCTTCATGTGGGGAGCTTGAAGCATTCGTTGACTGTAAGGATTTGAAGGAATTCTTATTCGGGGTATATTTCCCCTTTTTTGTTTtgcaaaaagaagaaagaatgtTAGTTTTCTGTGTTGTAATCTTTCTTTTCTGAAagtggaaaagaaagaaattggaAGGGGGGAATGGCAAGatagaaagaaataaattaagatCACAATTGTAACAAGTTTCTTTTTGCTTTGGCTCTTTCAATGGAAATGTCATTTTTCATATCGTTTCATCTCTACCTATTTTAGAATTGTATGTGTGGAGTTtttaaactaattttatttataaaagaaatttattGATATCAGAATATAAATTGAAAGCCATTCAGCAGACTTTTCCCCACAATATATCAGGACCTTTTTTGTTAGTATTAAGTATTCAAGAATTTCAAATACACTTCTTTTAGTGAGATCTCCCTCAACTTTTGAATTACTATCACTATACATGCATGTGGAATGAGAAAAACAAGAATTTCCATTGCGTGAGAAAAAagatacttcatccgtccacgaaagaacttcctatgaggaagtggcacgagttttaagaaaaaaactatttagtgtattgagagtagagaaaatatttttaagtgtattgagagtggtgaaaaagtattataattaatattgagaattgtgaaaaagtgaaaggtaagagtaattataagtggtgggggtatatagttcaaaaataggtaagaaatttttttgtggacgtcccaaaaaggaaagataagaagttcttttgtggacggagggagtataaataatttttttgcacgtggctaataaataaaatagtaatgcctaattaaatttaaaaatctaaTCATTATAGGAGCCTCTTTTAAATTCTCGCTTAGAGCCAGATACTGATAAATTTTTGTGTTAACAGAAATAGTTTGATTCGTCGTAATTAATGCCCCAATTTAACATAGGCCAACAAAATTGGGAAGTGAAGCTCATGTCTTGCTCAGCCCACTTAATAAAAAGCCCAGTTCAATTTAAGCTTGAAAATTTTAGATCATTTTGACTATCTATATTTGAGATGAACAGTCTTGTAACGTTGTGCTCATCTCGACTCTTTTTAAACAAATATTCTAATAAATAGTACCCGGTttaagtaataaattaatataattactGCTCATATAAAAATGTAAAACAATTTTTATACATACGTACCTATAGAGTAAATAATATAGATTTTTTACTAGGCATAGAAagcagatgggatcctctgtcccaaaatatagtgtgtaccacgtgtaccactcttcatttctttgttttataaattattttttataaaaataaaaattattattatattataaactctaaatagcatttatcattgaaaaattaaaattaaaaaaattatataccctaactttgaaattgaattaatgaacccaaataatctattattaattcaaataaataaataaaaataattataaaccctaaatggattagtgtacccttgttaattatctttatattatataaaagcataataaattaaaatttaataaaaaaatattaaaaattataaaataaaaaaagtgatacacgatggtacacactatattttgagacagaggatcccatttgcATAGAAAGGTATGATATATCTTAATAATTTACGAGCTAAGATCTCCATGTTTACATCTCATAATGTTATCCAATATGTTTATGAATAAGACACGAGCAAGAAAATTTGTGTCATGCACAACAAAGGGGATTAAAATAAAGAAGTTAAATATGTGAGAGAGGCCGATAGTGTAATTGTGTATTGATTACTGCAGAAAGCTACAAATC
This window encodes:
- the LOC131018495 gene encoding beta-xylosidase/alpha-L-arabinofuranosidase 1-like isoform X1, which encodes MAPAKHSVFLCFALLYIILLFFRPVLAQDRPVFACDVESNPELKNLSFCDTSLDVQARVSDLMSMLTLQEKIGWLVNGARGVSRLGIPDYQWWSEALHGISVVGPGSHFTSLVPGATSFPQVILTAATFNETLFETIGKVVSTEARAMYNVGLAGLTFWAPNVNIFRDPRWGRGHETPGEDPVLASKYAAAFVRGLQQRDDGDKDKLKVAACCKQYTAYDVDNWKGIQRYTFNALVTQQDFDDTFQPPFKSCVVDGNVASVMCSYNQVNGKPTCGDPDLLAGVIRGQWKLNGYIVTDCDSLTEMFVAQKYTQTPEETAALAVNAGLDLNCGTFLSSNAQKAVDRGLLNETTIDRAVSNNFATMMRLGFFDGNPSNQLYGKLGPKDVCTSENQNLAREVAREGIVLLKNSVGSLPLSSASIKSLAVIGPNANATHTMLGNYEGIPCNYTSPLQGLTACVATVYEPGCADTSCATAQVDAAKTVTAAADAVVLVMGSDLNIERESFDRVNVTLPGQQQLLVSEVASVAKGPVILVIMSGGGMDVQFAKDDPKITSILWVGFPGEAGGAAIADVIFGAYNPSSGRLPMTWYPQSYADTVDMTDMNMRPNPATGYPGRTYRFYNGPTVFSFGDGMSYTAFTHELVAAPKHVSVALEEGHACRSSECKSIDAVEDSCKDLGLNIHLRVKNEGEMRGSHTVFLFSSPPQLHNAPRKQLLGFQKLHLEAGGEGLARFDIDVCKHLSVVDENGKRKVGLGDHLLHVGSLKHSLTVRI
- the LOC131018495 gene encoding beta-xylosidase/alpha-L-arabinofuranosidase 1-like isoform X2 translates to MAPAKHSVFLCFALLYIILLFFRPVLAQDRPVFACDVESNPELKNLSFCDTSLDVQARVSDLMSMLTLQEKIGWLVNGARGVSRLGIPDYQWWSEALHGISVVGPGSHFTSLVPGATSFPQVILTAATFNETLFETIGKVVSTEARAMYNVGLAGLTFWAPNVNIFRDPRWGRGHETPGEDPVLASKYAAAFVRGLQQRDDGDKDKLKVAACCKQYTAYDVDNWKGIQRYTFNALVTQQDFDDTFQPPFKSCVVDGNVASVMCSYNQVNGKPTCGDPDLLAGVIRGQWKLNGYIVTDCDSLTEMFVAQKYTQTPEETAALAVNAGLDLNCGTFLSSNAQKAVDRGLLNETTIDRAVSNNFATMMRLGFFDGNPSNQLYGKLGPKDVCTSENQNLAREVAREGIVLLKNSVGSLPLSSASIKSLAVIGPNANATHTMLGNYEGIPCNYTSPLQGLTACVATVYEPGCADTSCATAQVDAAKTVTAAADAVVLVMGSDLNIERESFDRVNVTLPGQQQLLVSEVASVAKGPVILVIMSGGGMDVQFAKDDPKITSILWVGFPGEAGGAAIADVIFGAYNPSGRLPMTWYPQSYADTVDMTDMNMRPNPATGYPGRTYRFYNGPTVFSFGDGMSYTAFTHELVAAPKHVSVALEEGHACRSSECKSIDAVEDSCKDLGLNIHLRVKNEGEMRGSHTVFLFSSPPQLHNAPRKQLLGFQKLHLEAGGEGLARFDIDVCKHLSVVDENGKRKVGLGDHLLHVGSLKHSLTVRI